Proteins from a genomic interval of Aspergillus flavus chromosome 7, complete sequence:
- a CDS encoding kinesin, with protein MLSHDDYTIGWISALPLELAAAKVVLDKVHPKLSQPGHDRNSYTFGGIRGHNIILTYLPYGVYGTNAAGAVAEQMLSTVPSIRFGLMVGIGGGVPSPSADIRLGDVVVSKPTGTLPGVVQEWSLGGY; from the exons ATGCTATCCCACGATGATTACACAATCGGATGGATATCCGCATTGCCTCTGGAGCTGGCCGCTGCAAAAGTGGTTCTCGACAAAGTCCATCCAAAGCTGTCACAACCGGGGCATGATAGAAACAGCTATACCTTTGGTGGAATTAGGGGCCATAATATCATCTTGACATATCTCCCATATGGAGTCTACGGAACCAACGCCGCAGGAGCAGTGGCTGAGCAGATGCTCTCGACAGTTCCATCGATCCGCTTTGGACTCATGGTAGGCATTGGGGGCGGAGTTCCATCGCCCTCAGCAGATATTCGACTTGGCGATGTTGTTGTGAGCAAGCCAACAGGAACTCTACCGGGAGTGGTACA GGAATGGAGCTTAGGTGGTTATTAA